From Streptomyces cyaneogriseus subsp. noncyanogenus, the proteins below share one genomic window:
- the crcB gene encoding fluoride efflux transporter CrcB, whose product MTAPEPPVPGLRPAVPRRPARRAQVPVVAVVALGGGAGAAARYAASLWWPGHTGGFPWTTFWVNVTGCAVIGVFLVVVTELRAVHPLVRPFFGTGVLGGFTTFSTYAVDIRRLIGTGHARTGLAYLAATPLAALTAVWLAAWATRRVLERRQP is encoded by the coding sequence ATGACAGCCCCCGAACCACCGGTCCCCGGCCTGCGGCCGGCGGTCCCGCGGCGGCCCGCCCGGCGCGCGCAGGTCCCGGTCGTCGCGGTCGTCGCCCTCGGCGGGGGCGCGGGCGCCGCGGCCCGGTACGCCGCGTCCCTGTGGTGGCCGGGGCACACCGGAGGCTTCCCCTGGACGACCTTCTGGGTCAACGTCACCGGCTGCGCCGTGATCGGCGTCTTCCTGGTCGTCGTCACCGAGCTGCGGGCCGTGCACCCTCTGGTGCGGCCCTTCTTCGGCACGGGTGTGCTCGGCGGCTTCACCACCTTCTCGACCTACGCCGTCGACATCCGGCGGCTGATCGGCACCGGCCACGCCCGCACGGGCCTGGCCTACCTCGCCGCGACCCCGCTCGCGGCGCTCACGGCGGTGTGGCTCGCGGCCTGGGCCACCCGCCGCGTCCTGGAACGGAGGCAGCCATGA
- a CDS encoding DUF190 domain-containing protein — MTRLTGSALRLTVFVGENDTWHHRPLYSEIVHRARAAGLAGASVFRGVEGFGASSLIHTTRLLSLSEDLPVAVVIIDTEERVRGFLPRLDELVTEGLVVLDDCEVIRYTGRETAPGGAPGTAPGKGGEQR, encoded by the coding sequence ATGACGAGGCTGACCGGAAGCGCCCTGCGCCTGACCGTCTTCGTCGGCGAGAACGACACCTGGCACCACCGGCCCCTGTACTCGGAGATCGTCCACCGGGCGCGCGCCGCGGGCCTCGCGGGCGCCAGCGTCTTCCGCGGCGTCGAGGGGTTCGGCGCCTCCTCCCTGATCCACACCACGCGACTGCTGTCCCTGAGCGAGGACCTCCCGGTGGCCGTGGTGATCATCGACACGGAGGAGCGCGTCCGGGGCTTCCTGCCGCGGCTCGACGAACTCGTCACCGAGGGCCTCGTCGTCCTCGACGACTGCGAGGTGATCAGGTACACCGGCCGGGAGACCGCCCCGGGCGGCGCCCCCGGCACCGCGCCGGGGAAGGGCGGTGAGCAGCGGTGA